The genomic interval TTCATCCGGATCGGCCAGGAAATCCTGGAAATAGACCGGTGTCGTCTTTGACCAGACGCCACCGGGGCTGCGAAAGTCGGGAATCCCGCTTTCGGTGCTGATGCCGGCGCCGGTGAATGCGACCCCGCGTCGCGCCTCCATTAGCCAGGCCGAGAGAAGTCTGATCGCAGTTGCGTCAACCGACATGCAAACCCTCATCGGAAATCGCCGAACCGAGCGGTTCGCCTAGATATCCTTGGCGACGCGAATGGTCCGAGCCGGAACATCCGCCTCGAGCTCGATTGGGCAGGCAGCTAGTCCCTCCGGCGCAGCTTCCCGGCCTCGACGCTGCTCCGACCGAATAAGGAGACTCGCACCAAACACCATTCCCGCTCCGGCGATCCACTGCCCCGGCGTCAGAACCTCACCAAAGAGATAAATCGAACCAAGACTGCAGAAGAACGGCGAGAGTTGCACGATCGCGGCCGCGACGGCAACGCCCAATCGAGCGATCGCCGCATAATAAAAAATGTGCCCGATTGCGATGCCGATCACAGCCGACAGCACGATCCAGAACGTATTCATCGCGGACAGGTCCAGCACGCAGGCCCCGCGCGTGGGGCTTCGCCAGAACATCAATCCAATCATCACGAGTGCGGTGACCGTCGCAATGGCTGAAAAGGAATCAGTCGGTCGCACACCGCGCATGAAGTATCTGACTGACACCCCATACAATCCAAAGAATCCGCCTGCCGCCGCCGCGAGCAGCATCCCGAATCCGGAGCTGCCGGCGACCGGATGTATGCTGAAAGCCACGGTGCAGATTGAACCGATCACAATGAGGGACAGACCCGACCAGAAAAGCAAGCTCCGTGCCAGGACACGCTCATCCGCAAAGAGCGTGAAGGCGCCGAGTGTCGACGACACGAGCGAGACCCGCAGCAGAAAGGCCGCAAGTCCCGGCTCAATGTAGTAAACCGCAAATCCGAAAAACGTCTGTCCGATGCAATTGAATACCGACGGTACGATCGCCCGCCGCCACAAATGCCAATCGGCGTGCCCTCGAC from Phycisphaerae bacterium carries:
- a CDS encoding DMT family transporter; translation: MDSQNRKYDPAGVACVVVTLLGWSSVLLFLRHLAPYIDGWSANGWRYGMCAGGLCPYLLIRQCRGHADWHLWRRAIVPSVFNCIGQTFFGFAVYYIEPGLAAFLLRVSLVSSTLGAFTLFADERVLARSLLFWSGLSLIVIGSICTVAFSIHPVAGSSGFGMLLAAAAGGFFGLYGVSVRYFMRGVRPTDSFSAIATVTALVMIGLMFWRSPTRGACVLDLSAMNTFWIVLSAVIGIAIGHIFYYAAIARLGVAVAAAIVQLSPFFCSLGSIYLFGEVLTPGQWIAGAGMVFGASLLIRSEQRRGREAAPEGLAACPIELEADVPARTIRVAKDI